The following coding sequences lie in one Periophthalmus magnuspinnatus isolate fPerMag1 chromosome 24, fPerMag1.2.pri, whole genome shotgun sequence genomic window:
- the LOC117392556 gene encoding uncharacterized protein LOC117392556 has product MNNEYDLVTEEPVLVEKRSDSPDKAEPKYENTVEMIEQVYSEIQVHSEIQVHASEDGDQDGTARDRAASSSSSSSSSSSDDDEEEVKTETVVLEITPEEVVKVNSKEHKEEPEEHHEEEKHEEIQSSSRRSSTSSASSASAAEPLPCVEPPHEETKEEPKVEDPIDFSIQTLENTTLDESSIAAVDPTQPEISLFVKVHLFTDLISNRRLCTCNSA; this is encoded by the exons ATGAACAACGAGTACGACTTGGTGACGGAAGAACCGGTGCTCGTGGAGAAGAGGTCGGACagcccggataaagcggaaccCAAATATGAAAACACGGTTGAAATGATTGAGCAAGTGTACAGCGAGATCCAAGTGCACAGCGAGATCCAAGTGCACGCGTCAGAAGATGGGGACCAGGATGGGACAGCTCGGGACAGGGctgcctcttcttcttcttcatcttcttcatcttcgtctgatgatgatgaggaggaagtGAAGACAGAGACGGTGGTGCTGGAGATAACGCCCGAGGAGGTGGTGAAAG TTAACAGTAAAGAACACAAAGAGGAGCCTGAGGAGCATCATGAAGAGGAGAAGCACGAGGAGATCCAGTCCAGCTCCAGAAGATCGTCCACGTCTTCTGCCTCCTCGGCTTCGGCAGCAGAACCTCTCCCCTGCGTCGAGCCCCCGCACGAGGAGACCAAAGAAGAACCTAAAGTTGAAGACCCCATTGACTTCAGCATCCAGACTCTAGAAAACACCACACTGGACGAGAGCAGCATCGCAGCAGTCGATCCCACACAGCCTGAAATCTCACTGTTCGTCAAG